The Candidatus Fusobacterium pullicola region CTCATTTTAAACAAGGTTTCAAAGAGTGGATTGAACTTGATTAGTTCAGATGAAGCAAAGGATATAGCACTAAAAACAGCAGAGGTAAATCCTAAAGAGGTACAATATATCAAGGCGAAGCTAGAAGAAGAGGATGATTACAAGATTATAAAGGGAAAAAGAGTAAACTATGTGTATGAAGTAGAGTTTTTACACAATGGTTTTGAGTATGAGTTTGATATAGATGCTGAAACAAAGGAAGTTATAAAAATTAAAGTTGATTCTTGGCAGGATTAAAAAATAAAGAGAGTTTCTACCTAGAGAAGAGTAGAGCTCTCTTTTTTATGTCCAAGGAAATTGCTAGCTATTTAAAGAATTGAGGAATTTATGAAAAATTAAATTAGTTAAACAGAAATAAAAAAACACTCCTTCGTCTGAAAGAGTGCTATAAACAAAGATGGTGCCTAGAAATGGATTCGAACCATCGACCGTACGGGTATGAACCGTATGCTCTAGCCAACTGAGCTATCTAGGCATGGTGGAGATAAGCGGGATCGAACCGCTGACCTACGCAGTGCAAGTGC contains the following coding sequences:
- a CDS encoding PepSY domain-containing protein, whose protein sequence is MKDVNIKKFGKKFLVGLGLSVFMLGIGGVTYADSLKEKQAKEIEQRLILNKVSKSGLNLISSDEAKDIALKTAEVNPKEVQYIKAKLEEEDDYKIIKGKRVNYVYEVEFLHNGFEYEFDIDAETKEVIKIKVDSWQD